In a single window of the Caproicibacterium sp. BJN0003 genome:
- a CDS encoding CD1247 N-terminal domain-containing protein codes for MTNTERVAYIRGLTEGLELDADKKEVKVINAIIDLLDDMALSITEAEDNMNDMADQLDAVDEDLGSLEEDFYEDDEDDDSDDEDDDTYYEVTCPNCNETVCLTEDILSDGHLDCPNCGTPLEFELDDSCDCGCCDTEDTDDSEDK; via the coding sequence ATGACAAATACGGAAAGAGTTGCTTATATTCGTGGCTTAACAGAAGGTTTGGAATTGGATGCCGATAAAAAAGAAGTCAAAGTGATTAATGCAATCATTGATTTATTGGATGATATGGCGTTGTCTATTACCGAAGCAGAAGATAACATGAATGATATGGCAGACCAACTCGATGCTGTCGATGAAGATCTTGGCTCTTTGGAAGAGGATTTCTACGAAGATGACGAAGATGATGACAGTGATGACGAGGACGATGACACCTATTATGAAGTCACTTGCCCTAATTGTAATGAAACGGTTTGTCTGACAGAGGACATCCTTTCAGACGGACATCTTGATTGCCCCAATTGTGGCACACCATTGGAATTTGAACTTGATGACAGCTGTGACTGCGGCTGCTGTGATACCGAAGATACAGACGATTCTGAAGATAAATAA
- a CDS encoding ABC transporter permease, which yields MTSITSKTDYRFLKKIFAVLFWILLWQVAAQLIGQEILLVSPISVGRRIIELVVQPIFWQSITASIGCVCLGFLLGVIFGAVLAYLTTQFSVLDFLFYPLLSVIKATPIASFIILALVWLSANQVPILASFLMVLPIIWSNLSEGIQKIDSNLGEVTEVFSLSKSRKLLLFYLPSVLPYFSAACTTALGLAWKAGVAAEVLANAKRSIGGNIYASKIYLETTDLFAWTVVVVILSVIFEKLILWIMKKMLQRFNLQGIL from the coding sequence ATGACTTCTATTACGTCGAAAACTGATTATCGCTTTTTAAAAAAAATTTTTGCAGTTTTATTTTGGATTTTACTGTGGCAGGTAGCAGCCCAACTGATTGGGCAAGAAATTCTTTTAGTATCGCCTATTTCGGTGGGAAGAAGAATTATCGAGCTGGTCGTTCAGCCAATATTTTGGCAGTCTATCACAGCTTCAATAGGATGTGTCTGCTTGGGATTTTTGTTAGGTGTTATCTTCGGTGCAGTTCTTGCATATCTAACGACACAATTTTCGGTGCTTGATTTTTTATTCTATCCACTTCTCAGCGTCATTAAGGCGACTCCGATTGCGTCTTTTATTATTCTAGCTTTGGTTTGGCTATCTGCAAATCAAGTCCCCATATTGGCGTCTTTTTTAATGGTGTTACCCATTATTTGGAGCAATCTTTCTGAAGGAATCCAGAAAATAGATAGCAATTTAGGTGAGGTAACAGAAGTCTTTTCTCTTTCTAAAAGCAGAAAGCTTTTGTTGTTTTATCTTCCCTCAGTACTTCCGTATTTTTCTGCGGCCTGTACAACTGCATTGGGACTTGCTTGGAAAGCAGGTGTTGCCGCGGAAGTTCTTGCAAATGCAAAAAGGTCGATTGGCGGAAATATTTATGCTTCGAAAATTTATCTTGAAACGACTGACTTATTTGCATGGACCGTTGTTGTTGTAATTTTAAGTGTAATATTTGAAAAACTGATTCTTTGGATCATGAAAAAGATGCTTCAAAGATTTAATTTGCAGGGAATTTTATGA
- a CDS encoding Crp/Fnr family transcriptional regulator, whose product MEPISKEEKDLSLFSKVFLFDRVDDKIVKNCFYDDACRCFHYGCGELIHDPKGVILVLSGEWKAFRRIGRDTKLFLKRFQSGDLFGVGSAFRTEEAPSDLYADKAGHLLQIRRDCLQRLFCAEPKSAENYIVYLSDRVTHLTGRLADCSSRTGEGRLSAWLLSLYIRAGRTSPVQLPCSLTELSEMLNISRATLYRYLDVLEENKIIHRIGRTIYFLEAEKLLQFSPASELN is encoded by the coding sequence ATGGAACCGATTTCAAAAGAAGAAAAAGACTTATCACTTTTTTCGAAGGTGTTTCTTTTTGACCGTGTCGATGATAAAATTGTAAAAAATTGTTTTTACGATGATGCTTGCAGATGCTTCCACTATGGGTGTGGGGAATTGATTCATGACCCTAAGGGTGTTATTTTAGTGCTTTCAGGTGAATGGAAAGCTTTTCGCAGAATTGGAAGAGATACCAAATTATTTTTAAAAAGATTTCAAAGCGGCGACTTGTTCGGAGTCGGATCAGCTTTTCGAACAGAAGAAGCTCCTTCGGATTTATATGCCGATAAAGCTGGACATTTGTTGCAAATACGACGAGACTGTTTACAGCGCTTATTTTGTGCTGAGCCAAAATCAGCTGAAAATTATATCGTTTATTTATCTGACCGTGTTACCCATTTAACCGGACGCCTTGCGGATTGTTCCAGCCGTACGGGAGAGGGCAGATTAAGTGCATGGCTTTTATCTCTTTATATTCGCGCAGGTCGTACTTCCCCAGTTCAGCTACCATGCAGTCTGACAGAACTGTCGGAAATGCTAAACATCAGTCGTGCTACTCTTTATCGCTATCTTGATGTATTAGAAGAAAATAAAATTATTCATCGGATTGGAAGGACAATTTATTTTTTGGAAGCGGAAAAGTTATTGCAATTTTCACCAGCTTCGGAACTGAATTAA
- a CDS encoding ABC transporter ATP-binding protein, whose amino-acid sequence MKLSVSHLNVSFGEKVVIRDFSMNFSSGKITCLTGPSGCGKTTLLRVLCGLQETKTGVVDNPFSVSFAFQEDRLFPWLSAQDNIAAVLPGKRKDTKTEAKSWLKRVGLEGEEEKLPASLSGGMCQRVSLARALAADRELLLLDEPFHAMDAAIKKQCMDLIRSSSKGKTIIFVTHDLEEAEQFADEICFFSGIPLTLERRS is encoded by the coding sequence ATGAAATTATCAGTTAGCCATTTAAATGTTTCTTTCGGAGAAAAAGTTGTAATTCGGGATTTTAGCATGAATTTTTCTTCAGGCAAAATTACCTGTTTGACGGGCCCTTCAGGCTGTGGAAAAACAACGTTGCTGCGTGTTTTATGTGGGCTGCAAGAAACTAAAACCGGTGTGGTTGACAATCCCTTTTCAGTAAGTTTCGCATTTCAAGAAGACCGACTTTTTCCATGGCTTTCGGCGCAAGATAATATTGCGGCTGTTTTGCCGGGAAAAAGGAAAGACACAAAGACAGAAGCGAAAAGTTGGCTAAAAAGAGTCGGCTTAGAAGGAGAAGAAGAAAAATTACCTGCTTCTCTTTCGGGTGGGATGTGTCAGCGTGTTTCACTGGCTCGTGCATTAGCAGCAGATCGAGAATTGCTGCTTTTAGATGAACCTTTTCATGCAATGGACGCAGCTATTAAAAAGCAGTGTATGGATCTGATTCGTTCCAGCTCAAAAGGAAAGACTATTATTTTTGTGACGCATGATTTGGAAGAAGCAGAACAATTTGCTGATGAAATCTGTTTTTTTTCCGGTATCCCATTAACATTGGAAAGAAGATCATAA
- a CDS encoding ABC transporter substrate-binding protein, whose product MTCKKRILALASAFLMLISTAGCGTTKADSQMASSDSSQISGTKVHVATLKGPTGFGMLQMMDQAASENSSYEFSVDTAPDEIVSALASGSADIAAIPTNLAATLYQKTSGNIQMAAVNTLGVLWLVTNGETISSIQDLKGKSIEASGEGAIPEYALNYILQKNGLEPGKDVTISYSSEHSELAAKVIAGKVPIAVLPEPFVTQVLAKNSSVKRSLDLTSEWGKATSDGSILSMGCLVVRKEFAEKNPQAVHDFLKSYEASTQFTNSSPTEAAKLAETYLAIPAQVAEKAIPNCNIVYIDGQKMKDSIQPFLQVLYDFNPKSVGGALPQDDFYYVEN is encoded by the coding sequence ATGACCTGTAAAAAAAGAATTTTGGCTTTGGCAAGTGCTTTTCTGATGTTGATTTCTACTGCTGGATGTGGTACTACTAAAGCGGACTCCCAAATGGCTTCTTCAGATTCTTCACAGATAAGTGGGACAAAGGTACACGTTGCAACATTAAAAGGGCCAACTGGATTTGGAATGCTTCAGATGATGGATCAGGCTGCCTCTGAAAATTCTTCTTACGAATTTTCTGTTGATACTGCTCCTGATGAAATTGTATCTGCATTGGCTTCAGGGAGTGCCGATATTGCCGCTATTCCAACAAACTTAGCCGCAACACTTTATCAAAAGACTTCTGGAAATATTCAGATGGCGGCAGTTAACACCTTGGGAGTACTTTGGCTTGTTACAAATGGAGAAACGATTTCTTCTATTCAGGATCTTAAAGGAAAGTCGATTGAGGCTTCTGGAGAAGGTGCGATTCCTGAATATGCATTAAATTACATTCTTCAAAAAAATGGATTAGAACCAGGGAAAGATGTTACAATTTCCTATTCTTCTGAACACAGTGAACTGGCAGCAAAAGTCATTGCTGGAAAAGTACCGATTGCAGTTTTGCCGGAGCCTTTCGTCACACAAGTGCTTGCCAAAAACAGCAGCGTAAAACGTTCATTGGATTTAACCTCAGAGTGGGGAAAAGCTACTTCGGATGGAAGCATTCTTTCTATGGGCTGCTTGGTTGTACGCAAAGAATTTGCAGAGAAAAACCCACAAGCAGTACACGATTTCTTAAAATCATATGAAGCGAGTACACAATTTACAAATTCTTCTCCAACCGAAGCTGCAAAATTGGCAGAAACTTATCTTGCAATTCCTGCACAAGTTGCAGAAAAAGCAATTCCAAACTGTAATATTGTTTATATTGACGGGCAGAAAATGAAAGACAGCATTCAGCCGTTTTTACAGGTTTTATATGATTTTAATCCGAAATCGGTAGGAGGAGCACTTCCGCAAGATGACTTCTATTACGTCGAAAACTGA